The DNA segment AAATGTATGCGGGCTGTGTCTCGGGAGCCATTCAAAAGGAACATTATTTAAATATTATTACAGGGAATGGATTTACTCATGTTGTGGTAAAAAAAGAGAAGGAGATAGAGATACCTCAAAATATTCTTTTGAATTATATCTCGCAGGATGAATTGACGGATTTTAAAAAGAGTAAGGTAGGTATTTATAGTATAACTGTGAATGGAACAAAGGAAATTTAATTGGAGTATATGAAACGAGCCATGAGAATAGATTCACACACAAGGGGGTGATTGTTTTCGGTGAGTTACTTATGGCCATTGAAAGATAAATTTAGACATATGAAAAAGCAAATTGGATTCTTTGAAAAGTATTTAAGTCTTTGGGTTGCTATCTGTATTGCTGTAGGTATTGCTATTGGTGGCTTTGTTGGAGATGGAATTCAGGTATTGGCTAACATGGAGATTTACAAAGTGAATATTCCGGTTGCCATTTTAATCTGGCTTATGATTTACCCTATGATGCTACAAATTGATTTTTCAAGTATTAAAAATGTAGGAAAACGTCCCAAGGGTTTAATATTAACCCTGGTGGTGAATTGGTTAATTAAACCATTTACCATGGCTTTTTTTGCATGGATGTTTTTTTCAAAATTGTATGGGGCATGGATTTCTCCAGAGGAGGCAGGAGAATATATTGCCGGTGCCATTTTATTGGGAGCTGCACCCTGTACCGCAATGGTATTTGTATGGAGTTACCTAAGTGATGGGGATCCGAATTATACATTGGTACAGGTGTCAGTAAACGACCTGATTATTTTGGTGGCTTTTATTCCTATTGTGGGTTTGTTGTTGGGTATTACTAATATCACGATTCCTTACGATACTTTGGTGGCTAGTGTTGTTGTGTTTGTAGTGGTTCCTCTTTTAGCCGGGTATATAACCCACAAAATTCTGATTAAACGCAGGGGAGCTGAATGGTTTAAAAATGAGTTTCTACCAAAATTTAAGCCCGTGTCAATTTTTGCTTTACTGCTTACATTGGTATTATTATTTGCCTTCCAGGGAAGCATTATTGTGGAGAATCCTCTTATTATTCTTTTGGTGGCTATTCCATTGGTTATACAAACCTACTTTATATTTTTTGTGACTTGGTTTAGTGGCAAAAAACTAAGGTTACCTTATGCCATTTGTTCGCCTGCTGCCATGATTGGGGCAAGTAACTTTTTTGAGCTGGCTGTAGCTGTGGCTATTGCTTTATTTGGCTTGCAGTCTCCGGCAGCGATGGTTACCGTAGTAGGTGTTTTAGTGGAAGTACCTGTGATGTTATCGCTTGTGAAATTGGCCAATAAATGGAAATATTAGTATAATGGTAAGCGTAAACCTGATATTCTTTATTGAAATCAGGTTTACGCTTCTTCGCTTATTTTTTTATGTCTGTTTATTGCATGCTGGCATGATTCTCAACAAAGTGTTTTAACCTAAACAAACAAATTAATAGATGTCCATCACGAAGTTTTGTACTGTGGTTCAATAGGCTTTCCATGGATATCCAATGCAATTCTTTAGAAGGAGAATCTAAGGTAATGACATAAGGGTACACCTGTTCGGGGCTGGCTCCCGCACATGGTATGTATTTTTCTCCAAGTTTTTGCATGGATTCAATTTTACAATTGAACATTTTTTTTGCAGAGATATAACGCTTCATCTCATATAGGTTTGTAATCTCCTTGGGTAGACGATAAGCTGGTGCTGTTAAAATAGTACTATTGCCTTCTTTTAACTGCGGAACAGGTAGTTCTCTTTTTTCAATACCTAAATAAATCTTGTTGTTAAAAGAAAATACAGGAAGGGTTACTATAGTGTTTGAACTAAGGTGTTGTGGTTCAATGTATTCAAGAATCGCTTCGCTATCTTCTTGTTGGTATTCATAAAACTTTGCACGCTTATGTACTAAAAAGTGGGCGGTACGATCACTCTTTTTATAGGGCTGCTTGGTTACTTGGGTGATTGTATCTATGTTTGATACAACA comes from the Saccharicrinis fermentans DSM 9555 = JCM 21142 genome and includes:
- the arsB gene encoding ACR3 family arsenite efflux transporter, producing the protein MKKQIGFFEKYLSLWVAICIAVGIAIGGFVGDGIQVLANMEIYKVNIPVAILIWLMIYPMMLQIDFSSIKNVGKRPKGLILTLVVNWLIKPFTMAFFAWMFFSKLYGAWISPEEAGEYIAGAILLGAAPCTAMVFVWSYLSDGDPNYTLVQVSVNDLIILVAFIPIVGLLLGITNITIPYDTLVASVVVFVVVPLLAGYITHKILIKRRGAEWFKNEFLPKFKPVSIFALLLTLVLLFAFQGSIIVENPLIILLVAIPLVIQTYFIFFVTWFSGKKLRLPYAICSPAAMIGASNFFELAVAVAIALFGLQSPAAMVTVVGVLVEVPVMLSLVKLANKWKY